In Vigna unguiculata cultivar IT97K-499-35 chromosome 3, ASM411807v1, whole genome shotgun sequence, a single genomic region encodes these proteins:
- the LOC114179653 gene encoding uncharacterized protein LOC114179653: MGCSASKSGSGLSFSETWVVMAGTAVICGFVGYIVYDAIMATASELVQRLVVISPLLLIIIVHCLSTGTQISFPMPGSEPTAIHRAGGSPWGVAFLLLLLFFLISFQPSLHQLIS; encoded by the coding sequence ATGGGTTGTTCAGCGAGCAAATCAGGGTCAGGGTTGAGCTTCTCAGAGACATGGGTGGTGATGGCGGGAACAGCTGTGATTTGTGGGTTTGTGGGATACATAGTGTATGATGCAATTATGGCGACTGCATCAGAGTTGGTGCAACGTTTGGTGGTGATTTCTCCACTCTTGTTGATCATCATTGTTCACTGCCTCTCCACAGGGACCCAGATAAGCTTCCCCATGCCGGGATCTGAGCCCACCGCCATCCACAGAGCTGGTGGTTCTCCCTGGGGTGTTGCCTTTCTTCTGCTGTTACTTTTCTTTCTCATCTCCTTCCAACCTTCCCTTCATCAACTTATCTCTTAG
- the LOC114175102 gene encoding pentatricopeptide repeat-containing protein At5g66520-like → MYADCHAVSSARKVFEEMTVKDVVTWSSMIAAYVACNSPLDAFRVFHQMGQTNEKPNSVTLVSLLSACTKMLDVRAGESIHSYVIMSQMEMDVALGTALFNMYAKCGKIDEAVVVFNSMDGKNLQSCTVMMSVLADHGRHKDVISLFNQMEDMGLQPDSLVFAVILSACSHAGLVCEGKRYFDRMVRMYGIKPSVEHYGCMVDLLGRSGLIQEAYDIIKGMPMEPNGVILRSFLAACRNHGWVPSLDVDLLSKLESELGANYVLTANVFSTFASWKDANNIRVAMKQKGLEKVPGCSWVEV, encoded by the coding sequence ATGTATGCTGATTGCCATGCTGTAAGTTCAGCGCGCAAAGTGTTTGAAGAAATGACTGTTAAAGATGTTGTCACCTGGAGCTCCATGATTGCTGCTTACGTGGCCTGCAACTCCCCTTTGGATGCTTTTCGTGTCTTTCATCAGATGGGGCAGACGAATGAAAAGCCAAACTCTGTCACTTTGGTTAGCTTGCTTTCTGCTTGTACTAAAATGCTTGATGTCCGTGCTGGTGAGTCCATTCATTCCTACGTTATAATGAGTCAAATGGAAATGGATGTTGCATTGGGAACAGCTTTGTTTAACATGTATGCTAAGTGTGGAAAAATTGATGAGGCCGTTGTCGTTTTCAATTCAATGGATGGCAAGAATTTGCAGTCCTGCACTGTCATGATGTCGGTTCTTGCTGATCATGGCAGACATAAAGATGTTATCTCTTTGTTTAACCAAATGGAGGATATGGGGCTGCAACCTGATAGTTTGGTTTTTGCTGTGATTCTCTCGGCCTGCAGCCACGCTGGACTCGTTTGTGAGGGGAAAAGGTATTTTGATCGGATGGTGAGAATGTATGGCATAAAACCGAGTGTTGAACACTATGGATGCATGGTTGACTTGCTAGGAAGATCTGGCTTGATTCAAGAGGCATATGATATTATCAAGGGCATGCCTATGGAGCCGAATGGTGTTATATTGAGGAGTTTTCTGGCGGCTTGCAGGAATCACGGGTGGGTTCCTAGTTTGGATGTTGATCTTCTGTCTAAACTGGAGTCTGAGTTGGGGGCGAACTATGTGCTCACTGCAAATGTTTTTTCCACCTTTGCTTCCTGGAAGGATGCCAATAACATTAGGGTAGCCATGAAACAGAAAGGGTTGGAGAAAGTTCCTGGTTGTAGTTGGGTAGAGGTGTGA